From Miscanthus floridulus cultivar M001 chromosome 15, ASM1932011v1, whole genome shotgun sequence, the proteins below share one genomic window:
- the LOC136508015 gene encoding probable serine/threonine-protein kinase At1g09600 isoform X2 yields the protein MVICCQLQRLARKTAKIGLSAINSFKKKALHLMGCLCSKGAKDDANATSGRRTPSRKSDSAADAVSNNGGTAVLNAKTKEKLSGGEKVVVALDARISSGNNAELNGLSGEHVVTGWPSWLINVAPKAVEGWLPRRADSFEKLAKIGQGTYSIVYKARDLESGKIVALKKVRFVNMDTESVRFMAREIHILRRLDHPNVIKLEGIVTSRVSQNLYLVFEYMEHDLAGLVATPGLKLTEPQIKCFVQQLLHGLDHCHKNGILHRDIKGSNLLIDSNGILKIGDFGLAISYDPNNPQPLTSRVVTLWYRPPELLLGATEYGAAVDMWSTGCIVAELFASKPIMPGRTEVEQIHKIFKLCGSPSENYCKKSKVPETAMFKPQQQYRRCVTETLKDLPPSAVLLIDSLLSLEPEVRGTAASALQSDFFRNKPLACDPSSLPKLPPSKEYDVRLRQEEARRQRNVALGGRGAESIKPGNENHVASRAIDIAAEVKQPTHNTSKSTCEKFNTEDSVPGFRVEPRALPTSMQVPECGTTWNNTGGYADHRSVLGHVYSSVRVARKKGSSNSNIPQYDAADLRNGIEITDHNQQADRPVSSQKKDQQEDHGRKYKRIHYSGPLMPPGGNIDEMLKEHERHIQEAVRKARLSKGSK from the exons ATGGTCATTTGTTGTCAACTGCAGAGATTAGCAAGAAAAACTGCAAAAATTGGTCTCAGTGCAATTAACTCGTTCAAGAAGAAGGCATTGCATCTTATGGGCTGCCTTTGCTCCAAAGGCGCCAAAGATGATGCCAATGCCACTTCTGGACGCAGAACACCATCAAGGAAAAGTGACTCTGCTGCTGATGCAGTTTCGAACAATGGCGGTACAGCAGTGCTTAATGCAAAGACCAAAGAAAAATTGTCTGGTGGAGAAAAAGTAGTAGTAGCTTTAGATGCTAGGATCAGCAGTGGTAACAATGCAGAGTTGAACGGGCTCTCTGGTGAGCATGTAGTTACTGGTTGGCCATCTTGGCTCATAAATGTGGCACCTAAAGCAGTAGAAGGCTGGTTGCCTCGGCGAGCAGATTCATTTGAGAAATTGGCCAAG ATTGGGCAAGGAACTTACAGTATTGTGTATAAAGCCCGGGATCTCGAATCTGGGAAGATTGTTGCACTAAAAAAGGTGCGGTTTGTCAACATGGATACTGAAAGCGTGCGCTTTATGGCTAGAGAAATCCACATTCTTCGAAGACTGGATCATCCGAATGTCATAAAGCTTGAAGGGATTGTAACATCTCGTGTGTCGCAGAACCTCTACCTTGTCTTCGAGTACATGGAACATGACCTTGCCGGTCTTGTTGCAACTCCAGGCCTCAAGCTCACTGAGCCGCAG ATAAAATGCTTCGTTCAGCAGCTGCTTCATGGCCTCGATCATTGCCACAAAAACGGGATTCTACATAGGGATATCAAAGGCTCAAACCTATTAATTGACAGCAATGGAATACTCAAGATTGGAGACTTTGGCTTGGCAATATCATATGATCCCAACAATCCGCAACCACTGACAAGCCGTGTTGTGACATTATGGTACAGACCACCGGAGCTTTTGCTGGGTGCCACAGAGTATGGTGCTGCGGTGGATATGTGGAGCACAGGATGCATTGTGGCAGAATTGTTTGCTAGCAAACCAATCATGCCAGGAAGAACTGAG GTGGAGCAAATTCACAAGATCTTTAAGCTATGTGGCTCCCCAAGTGAgaattattgcaagaaatcaaAGGTGCCAGAAACAGCAATGTTCAAGCCTCAGCAGCAATATAGGCGGTGTGTTACCGAGACTCTCAAAGATTTACCCCCTTCAGCTGTACTTCTCATAGACTCATTGCTTTCACTAGAACCAGAAGTTCGTGGAACAGCTGCCTCAGCTCTTCAAAGTGAT TTTTTCAGAAACAAACCACTTGCTTGCGACCCTTCAAGCCTTCCAAAACTCCCACCAAGCAAAGAGTATGATGTTAGACTTAGGCAAGAAGAAGCGAGGAG GCAAAGAAATGTGGCACTTGGCGGGCGAGGAGCTGAATCTATCAAACCTGGAAATGAGAATCATGTAGCCAGTCGCGCCATTGATATTGCTGCTGAAGTTAAG CAACCCACACATAACACTTCGAAGAGCACCTGTGAGAAGTTCAACACCGAGGACAGTGTGCCAGGGTTCCGGGTAGAACCGCGGGCATTGCCAACCTCAATGCAGGTTCCTGAATGTGGAACCACATGGAATAACACAGGGGGTTACGCCGATCATCGTTCAGTTCTCGGTCATGTTTACAGCTCTGTTCGTGTTGCGAGGAAGAAAGgatcatcaaattcaaatataCCGCAGTATGACGCTGCAGATTTGAGGAATGGTATTGAGATTACTGATCACAACCAGCAAGCAGATAGGCCTGTCTCTTCTCAGAAGAAGGACCAGCAGGAG GACCATGGAAGAAAGTACAAAAGGATCCACTACTCTGGGCCATTGATGCCACCAGGTGGGAACATCGATGAGATGCTCAAGGAGCATGAGAGGCACATCCAAGAAGCGGTGCGCAAAGCGCGCCTCTCTAAGGGAAGCAAATAG
- the LOC136508016 gene encoding putative methyltransferase At1g22800, mitochondrial isoform X2 produces MMDMSADMVKKWRESENATGDEPETHFVVGDEEFLPIKESSQDLIISCLGLHWTNDLPGAMIQCRLALQPDGLFLAAILGGEALKELRISCTVAQMEREGGISPRMSPLAQVRDAGNLLTRAGFTLPGVDVDQYTVKYNNALELVEHLRAMGETNALFQRNPVLKRDTALATAAIYQSMFG; encoded by the exons ATGATGGACATGTCAGCCGACATGGTGAAGAAGTGGCGAGAGTCAGAGAATGCCACTGGTGACGAACCTGAGACGCACTTTGTTGTCGGTGATGAGGAGTTCCTTCCAATCAAAGAGAG TTCACAGGATTTGATAATAAGCTGTCTTGGACTTCATTGGACAAATGATCTACCTGGAGCAATGATACAG TGTAGGCTAGCGTTGCAACCTGATGGCCTTTTTCTGGCAGCAATTCTTGGTGGAGAAGCACTGAA ggaGCTTAGAATTTCATGCACAGTTGCTCAAATGGAACGCGAAGGAGGCATCAGTCCTCGAATGTCCCCTTTAGCACAA GTCCGTGATGCAGGAAACCTTTTGACAAGGGCAGGTTTCACCCTTCCAGGAGTTGATGTTGATCAGTATACCGTTAAATACAATAATG CTTTGGAACTTGTTGAACATCTTAGAGCAATGGGGGAAACAAATGCTCTCTTTCAAAGAAATCCT GTGTTGAAAAGGGATACAGCCTTGGCAACAGCAGCAATTTACCAGTCAATGTTTGG GTAA
- the LOC136508015 gene encoding probable serine/threonine-protein kinase At1g09600 isoform X1, whose translation MVRVLLLPKRLARKTAKIGLSAINSFKKKALHLMGCLCSKGAKDDANATSGRRTPSRKSDSAADAVSNNGGTAVLNAKTKEKLSGGEKVVVALDARISSGNNAELNGLSGEHVVTGWPSWLINVAPKAVEGWLPRRADSFEKLAKIGQGTYSIVYKARDLESGKIVALKKVRFVNMDTESVRFMAREIHILRRLDHPNVIKLEGIVTSRVSQNLYLVFEYMEHDLAGLVATPGLKLTEPQIKCFVQQLLHGLDHCHKNGILHRDIKGSNLLIDSNGILKIGDFGLAISYDPNNPQPLTSRVVTLWYRPPELLLGATEYGAAVDMWSTGCIVAELFASKPIMPGRTEVEQIHKIFKLCGSPSENYCKKSKVPETAMFKPQQQYRRCVTETLKDLPPSAVLLIDSLLSLEPEVRGTAASALQSDFFRNKPLACDPSSLPKLPPSKEYDVRLRQEEARRQRNVALGGRGAESIKPGNENHVASRAIDIAAEVKQPTHNTSKSTCEKFNTEDSVPGFRVEPRALPTSMQVPECGTTWNNTGGYADHRSVLGHVYSSVRVARKKGSSNSNIPQYDAADLRNGIEITDHNQQADRPVSSQKKDQQEDHGRKYKRIHYSGPLMPPGGNIDEMLKEHERHIQEAVRKARLSKGSK comes from the exons ATGGTCAGAGTTCTGCTCCTCCCCAAG AGATTAGCAAGAAAAACTGCAAAAATTGGTCTCAGTGCAATTAACTCGTTCAAGAAGAAGGCATTGCATCTTATGGGCTGCCTTTGCTCCAAAGGCGCCAAAGATGATGCCAATGCCACTTCTGGACGCAGAACACCATCAAGGAAAAGTGACTCTGCTGCTGATGCAGTTTCGAACAATGGCGGTACAGCAGTGCTTAATGCAAAGACCAAAGAAAAATTGTCTGGTGGAGAAAAAGTAGTAGTAGCTTTAGATGCTAGGATCAGCAGTGGTAACAATGCAGAGTTGAACGGGCTCTCTGGTGAGCATGTAGTTACTGGTTGGCCATCTTGGCTCATAAATGTGGCACCTAAAGCAGTAGAAGGCTGGTTGCCTCGGCGAGCAGATTCATTTGAGAAATTGGCCAAG ATTGGGCAAGGAACTTACAGTATTGTGTATAAAGCCCGGGATCTCGAATCTGGGAAGATTGTTGCACTAAAAAAGGTGCGGTTTGTCAACATGGATACTGAAAGCGTGCGCTTTATGGCTAGAGAAATCCACATTCTTCGAAGACTGGATCATCCGAATGTCATAAAGCTTGAAGGGATTGTAACATCTCGTGTGTCGCAGAACCTCTACCTTGTCTTCGAGTACATGGAACATGACCTTGCCGGTCTTGTTGCAACTCCAGGCCTCAAGCTCACTGAGCCGCAG ATAAAATGCTTCGTTCAGCAGCTGCTTCATGGCCTCGATCATTGCCACAAAAACGGGATTCTACATAGGGATATCAAAGGCTCAAACCTATTAATTGACAGCAATGGAATACTCAAGATTGGAGACTTTGGCTTGGCAATATCATATGATCCCAACAATCCGCAACCACTGACAAGCCGTGTTGTGACATTATGGTACAGACCACCGGAGCTTTTGCTGGGTGCCACAGAGTATGGTGCTGCGGTGGATATGTGGAGCACAGGATGCATTGTGGCAGAATTGTTTGCTAGCAAACCAATCATGCCAGGAAGAACTGAG GTGGAGCAAATTCACAAGATCTTTAAGCTATGTGGCTCCCCAAGTGAgaattattgcaagaaatcaaAGGTGCCAGAAACAGCAATGTTCAAGCCTCAGCAGCAATATAGGCGGTGTGTTACCGAGACTCTCAAAGATTTACCCCCTTCAGCTGTACTTCTCATAGACTCATTGCTTTCACTAGAACCAGAAGTTCGTGGAACAGCTGCCTCAGCTCTTCAAAGTGAT TTTTTCAGAAACAAACCACTTGCTTGCGACCCTTCAAGCCTTCCAAAACTCCCACCAAGCAAAGAGTATGATGTTAGACTTAGGCAAGAAGAAGCGAGGAG GCAAAGAAATGTGGCACTTGGCGGGCGAGGAGCTGAATCTATCAAACCTGGAAATGAGAATCATGTAGCCAGTCGCGCCATTGATATTGCTGCTGAAGTTAAG CAACCCACACATAACACTTCGAAGAGCACCTGTGAGAAGTTCAACACCGAGGACAGTGTGCCAGGGTTCCGGGTAGAACCGCGGGCATTGCCAACCTCAATGCAGGTTCCTGAATGTGGAACCACATGGAATAACACAGGGGGTTACGCCGATCATCGTTCAGTTCTCGGTCATGTTTACAGCTCTGTTCGTGTTGCGAGGAAGAAAGgatcatcaaattcaaatataCCGCAGTATGACGCTGCAGATTTGAGGAATGGTATTGAGATTACTGATCACAACCAGCAAGCAGATAGGCCTGTCTCTTCTCAGAAGAAGGACCAGCAGGAG GACCATGGAAGAAAGTACAAAAGGATCCACTACTCTGGGCCATTGATGCCACCAGGTGGGAACATCGATGAGATGCTCAAGGAGCATGAGAGGCACATCCAAGAAGCGGTGCGCAAAGCGCGCCTCTCTAAGGGAAGCAAATAG
- the LOC136508016 gene encoding putative methyltransferase At1g22800, mitochondrial isoform X3, which yields MGSANQLPAVHSSQDLIISCLGLHWTNDLPGAMIQCRLALQPDGLFLAAILGGEALKELRISCTVAQMEREGGISPRMSPLAQVRDAGNLLTRAGFTLPGVDVDQYTVKYNNALELVEHLRAMGETNALFQRNPVLKRDTALATAAIYQSMFGLEDGSIHATF from the exons ATGGGGTCTGCCAATCAACTGCCAGCTGTACACAG TTCACAGGATTTGATAATAAGCTGTCTTGGACTTCATTGGACAAATGATCTACCTGGAGCAATGATACAG TGTAGGCTAGCGTTGCAACCTGATGGCCTTTTTCTGGCAGCAATTCTTGGTGGAGAAGCACTGAA ggaGCTTAGAATTTCATGCACAGTTGCTCAAATGGAACGCGAAGGAGGCATCAGTCCTCGAATGTCCCCTTTAGCACAA GTCCGTGATGCAGGAAACCTTTTGACAAGGGCAGGTTTCACCCTTCCAGGAGTTGATGTTGATCAGTATACCGTTAAATACAATAATG CTTTGGAACTTGTTGAACATCTTAGAGCAATGGGGGAAACAAATGCTCTCTTTCAAAGAAATCCT GTGTTGAAAAGGGATACAGCCTTGGCAACAGCAGCAATTTACCAGTCAATGTTTGGGTTAGAAGACGGATCTATTCATGCAACCTTTTAA
- the LOC136508015 gene encoding probable serine/threonine-protein kinase At1g09600 isoform X3: MVRVLLLPKRLARKTAKIGLSAINSFKKKALHLMGCLCSKGAKDDANATSGRRTPSRKSDSAADAVSNNGGTAVLNAKTKEKLSGGEKVVVALDARISSGNNAELNGLSGEHVVTGWPSWLINVAPKAVEGWLPRRADSFEKLAKIGQGTYSIVYKARDLESGKIVALKKVRFVNMDTESVRFMAREIHILRRLDHPNVIKLEGIVTSRVSQNLYLVFEYMEHDLAGLVATPGLKLTEPQIKCFVQQLLHGLDHCHKNGILHRDIKGSNLLIDSNGILKIGDFGLAISYDPNNPQPLTSRVVTLWYRPPELLLGATEYGAAVDMWSTGCIVAELFASKPIMPGRTEVEQIHKIFKLCGSPSENYCKKSKVPETAMFKPQQQYRRCVTETLKDLPPSAVLLIDSLLSLEPEVRGTAASALQSDFFRNKPLACDPSSLPKLPPSKEYDVRLRQEEARRQRNVALGGRGAESIKPGNENHVASRAIDIAAEVKELDLKLQTNSLMALQDLIAA; this comes from the exons ATGGTCAGAGTTCTGCTCCTCCCCAAG AGATTAGCAAGAAAAACTGCAAAAATTGGTCTCAGTGCAATTAACTCGTTCAAGAAGAAGGCATTGCATCTTATGGGCTGCCTTTGCTCCAAAGGCGCCAAAGATGATGCCAATGCCACTTCTGGACGCAGAACACCATCAAGGAAAAGTGACTCTGCTGCTGATGCAGTTTCGAACAATGGCGGTACAGCAGTGCTTAATGCAAAGACCAAAGAAAAATTGTCTGGTGGAGAAAAAGTAGTAGTAGCTTTAGATGCTAGGATCAGCAGTGGTAACAATGCAGAGTTGAACGGGCTCTCTGGTGAGCATGTAGTTACTGGTTGGCCATCTTGGCTCATAAATGTGGCACCTAAAGCAGTAGAAGGCTGGTTGCCTCGGCGAGCAGATTCATTTGAGAAATTGGCCAAG ATTGGGCAAGGAACTTACAGTATTGTGTATAAAGCCCGGGATCTCGAATCTGGGAAGATTGTTGCACTAAAAAAGGTGCGGTTTGTCAACATGGATACTGAAAGCGTGCGCTTTATGGCTAGAGAAATCCACATTCTTCGAAGACTGGATCATCCGAATGTCATAAAGCTTGAAGGGATTGTAACATCTCGTGTGTCGCAGAACCTCTACCTTGTCTTCGAGTACATGGAACATGACCTTGCCGGTCTTGTTGCAACTCCAGGCCTCAAGCTCACTGAGCCGCAG ATAAAATGCTTCGTTCAGCAGCTGCTTCATGGCCTCGATCATTGCCACAAAAACGGGATTCTACATAGGGATATCAAAGGCTCAAACCTATTAATTGACAGCAATGGAATACTCAAGATTGGAGACTTTGGCTTGGCAATATCATATGATCCCAACAATCCGCAACCACTGACAAGCCGTGTTGTGACATTATGGTACAGACCACCGGAGCTTTTGCTGGGTGCCACAGAGTATGGTGCTGCGGTGGATATGTGGAGCACAGGATGCATTGTGGCAGAATTGTTTGCTAGCAAACCAATCATGCCAGGAAGAACTGAG GTGGAGCAAATTCACAAGATCTTTAAGCTATGTGGCTCCCCAAGTGAgaattattgcaagaaatcaaAGGTGCCAGAAACAGCAATGTTCAAGCCTCAGCAGCAATATAGGCGGTGTGTTACCGAGACTCTCAAAGATTTACCCCCTTCAGCTGTACTTCTCATAGACTCATTGCTTTCACTAGAACCAGAAGTTCGTGGAACAGCTGCCTCAGCTCTTCAAAGTGAT TTTTTCAGAAACAAACCACTTGCTTGCGACCCTTCAAGCCTTCCAAAACTCCCACCAAGCAAAGAGTATGATGTTAGACTTAGGCAAGAAGAAGCGAGGAG GCAAAGAAATGTGGCACTTGGCGGGCGAGGAGCTGAATCTATCAAACCTGGAAATGAGAATCATGTAGCCAGTCGCGCCATTGATATTGCTGCTGAAGTTAAG GAGCTGGATTTGAAACTTCAAACGAACAGTCTCATGGCTCTTCAAGACCTGATCGCAGCATGA
- the LOC136508016 gene encoding putative methyltransferase At1g22800, mitochondrial isoform X1, which translates to MMDMSADMVKKWRESENATGDEPETHFVVGDEEFLPIKESSQDLIISCLGLHWTNDLPGAMIQCRLALQPDGLFLAAILGGEALKELRISCTVAQMEREGGISPRMSPLAQVRDAGNLLTRAGFTLPGVDVDQYTVKYNNALELVEHLRAMGETNALFQRNPVLKRDTALATAAIYQSMFGLEDGSIHATF; encoded by the exons ATGATGGACATGTCAGCCGACATGGTGAAGAAGTGGCGAGAGTCAGAGAATGCCACTGGTGACGAACCTGAGACGCACTTTGTTGTCGGTGATGAGGAGTTCCTTCCAATCAAAGAGAG TTCACAGGATTTGATAATAAGCTGTCTTGGACTTCATTGGACAAATGATCTACCTGGAGCAATGATACAG TGTAGGCTAGCGTTGCAACCTGATGGCCTTTTTCTGGCAGCAATTCTTGGTGGAGAAGCACTGAA ggaGCTTAGAATTTCATGCACAGTTGCTCAAATGGAACGCGAAGGAGGCATCAGTCCTCGAATGTCCCCTTTAGCACAA GTCCGTGATGCAGGAAACCTTTTGACAAGGGCAGGTTTCACCCTTCCAGGAGTTGATGTTGATCAGTATACCGTTAAATACAATAATG CTTTGGAACTTGTTGAACATCTTAGAGCAATGGGGGAAACAAATGCTCTCTTTCAAAGAAATCCT GTGTTGAAAAGGGATACAGCCTTGGCAACAGCAGCAATTTACCAGTCAATGTTTGGGTTAGAAGACGGATCTATTCATGCAACCTTTTAA
- the LOC136508013 gene encoding pentatricopeptide repeat-containing protein At1g71460, chloroplastic-like encodes MPSMASSAASSSLAAISHPHFLPTKPVPPPKPLTHPLPARRPPSPQLVGAASTPRTSQAELRPDSKNAPALSAELRRLARAGRLPSALSLLDHLSHRGVPATASAFAALLSACRSLPHARQIHAHLRVHGLDTNEFLLARLVELYLALGATDDARGVLDGMQQHGASATAYSWNALLHGHVRRGRGKAAGPVADAFAEMRAAGGDANEYTYGCVLKSISGSARPSMTMATATHATLVKKAFAGAPGMLMTGLMDVYFKCGKVKLAVRVFEEMPERDVVAWGAAIAGFAHKGMKKEALEHFRWMVEDGVKVNCVVLTSIVPVIGELQVRNLGREVHGFVLKKFGDRKDVAKVQAGLVDMYCKCGDMISGRRVFYSSKKRNAVSWTALMSGYASNGRSDQALRCIAWMQQEGIRPDLIAVGTVLPVCTKLKALREGKQLHAYALRRWFLPNVTLCTSLITMYGTCDHLEYSHRVFHDMDKKTVQAWTALVDAYLKNGDPLTAINLFTSMLLTNRRPDAVAITRMLSACCDIGALRLGKEVHGQVLKLRMEQLPLVAAEVVNMYGRCGDLKAAQRVFNRTESKGSMTCTAIIEAYAVNQRHKEALHLFTWMLSNKFVPTRATFDVVLKICDAAGLHDEALGIFNSMVQEYNLETSQENFDCIIRLLTGAGRISEAQRFADLKSTLFNLPTPVLNSEQD; translated from the coding sequence ATGCCATCCATGGCGTCTTCGGCAGCCTCCTCCTCCCTCGCAGCAATTAGCCACCCCCATTTTCTCCCTACCAAGCCTGTCCCCCCTCCCAAACCACTCACCCACCCGCTCCCCGCGCGGCGTCCACCCAGCCCGCAGCTCGTCGGCGCCGCTTCCACCCCCCGCACCTCCCAGGCGGAGCTCCGTCCGGACTCCAAGAACGCCCCCGCGCTGTCCGCCGAGCTCCGCCGCCTCGCGCGCGCGGGGCGGCTACCGTCCGCGCTCTCCCTCCTCGACCACCTCTCCCACCGTGGCGTCCCGGCCACCGCCTCCGCCTTCGCCGCGCTCCTCTCTGCCTGCCGCTCCCTCCCGCACGCGCGCCAGATCCACGCGCACCTCCGCGTCCACGGGCTGGACACCAACGAGTTCCTCCTCGCCAGGCTCGTCGAGCTCTACCTCGCGCTCGGCGCCACTGACGACGCGCGCGGGGTGCTCGACGGGATGCAGCAGCACGGCGCGAGCGCGACTGCCTACTCGTGGAACGCGCTCCTGCACGGGCACGTCCGCCGGGGACGCGGCAAGGCGGCGGGCCCCGTCGCCGACGCGTTCGCGGAGATGCGCGCCGCGGGGGGCGACGCCAACGAGTACACGTACGGCTGCGTGCTCAAGTCCATCTCCGGGAGCGCCAGGCCGTCGATGACCATGGCCACCGCCACTCATGCGACGCTCGTCAAGAAAGCTTTCGCGGGCGCGCCCGGGATGCTCATGACTGGGCTCATGGACGTCTACTTCAAGTGCGGGAAGGTGAAGCTCGCAGTGAGGGTGTTCGAGGAGATGCCTGAGAGGGACGTGGTCGCGTGGGGGGCAGCCATTGCTGGGTTCGCACACAAGGGGATGAagaaggaggccttggagcattTCCGGTGGATGGTGGAGGATGGGGTCAAGGTGAATTGTGTGGTGCTCACGTCAATTGTGCCCGTCATTGGAGAGTTGCAGGTGCGCAACTTGGGTAGAGAGGTTCATGGATTTGTGTTGAAGAAATTCGGAGATCGTAAAGATGTTGCAAAGGTCCAGGCGGGCTTGGTTGACATGTACTGCAAATGCGGTGATATGATCTCAGGTAGGCGAGTGTTCTATAGCAGCAAGAAGAGGAATGCTGTGTCGTGGACAGCTTTGATGTCTGGGTATGCATCCAATGGTAGGTCAGACCAGGCACTGAGGTGCATAGCTTGGATGCAGCAAGAAGGAATCAGGCCAGACCTCATTGCTGTGGGGACTGTTCTCCCAGTCTGCACAAAGTTGAAAGCCCTGAGGGAGGGGAAGCAGCTCCATGCATATGCTTTAAGGAGGTGGTTCTTGCCCAACGTCACGTTATGCACATCACTGATCACCATGTACGGCACATGTGATCACTTGGAATACTCTCACCGAGTATTCCATGATATGGACAAGAAGACTGTACAAGCTTGGACTGCATTGGTTGATGCTTACCTCAAGAATGGAGACCCATTAACTGCTATTAATTTGTTCACATCTATGCTGCTGACAAACCGCAGGCCTGATGCTGTTGCCATCACCAGGATGTTGAGTGCCTGCTGTGATATTGGAGCATTACGACTCGGCAAGGAAGTGCACGGTCAGGTGCTAAAGTTGCGGATGGAACAACTCCCTTTAGTTGCAGCAGAAGTTGTAAACATGTATGGTAGGTGTGGAGACCTCAAAGCAGCACAGAGGGTTTTTAATCGAACAGAGTCCAAGGGATCCATGACCTGCACTGCGATAATAGAAGCTTATGCAGTCAACCAACGCCATAAGGAGGCGCTGCATCTCTTTACTTGGATGCTGTCAAACAAATTTGTTCCTACCAGGGCCACATTCGATGTGGTTCTGAAAATCTGCGATGCCGCAGGGTTGCACGATGAAGCCCTTGGAATTTTTAACTCTATGGTGCAAGAATACAACCTAGAAACATCCCAAGAGAATTTTGACTGCATCATCCGCCTCCTTACTGGTGCTGGCAGGATTTCTGAAGCACAGCGCTTTGCTGACCTGAAATCTACTCTGTTTAATTTACCAACTCCAGTTTTGAACTCTGAACAGGATTGA